A region from the Drosophila bipectinata strain 14024-0381.07 chromosome 3R, DbipHiC1v2, whole genome shotgun sequence genome encodes:
- the Der-2 gene encoding derlin-2 has protein sequence MNALRQFYLEIPVVTRAYTTVCVFTTLAVHLDLVSPLQLYFNPTLIVRKFQIWRLATTFLYFGTIGISFFFNMVFTYRYCRMLEDGSFRGRSSDFVMMFIFGGVLMTFFGIFVNLLFLGQAFTLMLVYVWSRRNPLVPMNFFGMLNFQAPYLPWVLLCCSMILGNTVWVDIIGMGVGHIYYVLEDVYPTLSNGYRLIKTPYFLKRLFNEHIERNYQAPVEDRPGGFPWGGEGEPLLPEQNDEVAQPDRPEQQAPAAQ, from the exons ATGAATGCCCTGCGGCAGTTTTACTTGGAGATACCGGTGGTGACGCGGGCCTACACCACCGTTTGCGTCTTCACCACATTGGCTGTG CACCTGGACCTGGTTTCGCCGCTGCAGCTGTACTTTAATCCAACGCTTATCGTTCGCAAGTTCCAAATCTGGCGACTAGCCACCACATTCCTCTACTTTGGCACCATCGGCATAAGCTTCTTTTTCAACATGGTCTTTACCTACCGATACTGCCGGATGCTGGAGGACGGTTCGTTCCGTGGCCGTAGTTCTGACTTTGTAATGATGTTTATATTCGGCGGTGTGCTAATGACCTTCTTTGGAATTTTTGTCAACCTACTGTTCCTGGGCCAGGCGTTCACGCTGATGCTTGTATACGTGTGGTCACGACGCAACCCACTCGTACCAATGAACTTTTTCGGAATGTTAAACTTCCAGGCTCCCTACCTGCCGTGGGTCCTGCTCTGCTGCTCGATGATTCTGGGCAACACTGTGTGGGTGGACATTATTGGCATGGGTGTGGGCCACATATACTATGTGCTGGAGGACGTTTACCCCACGTTATCCAACGGCTACAGACTGATCAAAACGCCATATTTTCT AAAACGCCTCTTTAACGAGCACATCGAACGCAACTACCAAGCACCTGTCGAGGATCGACCCGGAGGCTTTCCATGGGGTGGCGAGGGCGAACCATTGCTGCCAGAGCAAAATGATGAAGTCGCCCAGCCCGACCGACCAGAACAACAAGCGCCAGCGGCGCAATAG
- the Dhfr gene encoding dihydrofolate reductase translates to MRRFSLIVAVSENSGIGIEGDLPWRIRSELKYFSRTTKRTSDPGKRNAVIMGRKTYFGVPESKRPLPDRLNIVLSTTLQPKDLPEGVKLCPNLETAMKHLEGDNEIENIWVVGGSGVYAEAMDSERCHRLYITRIHKKFECDTFFPKIPESFREVAPDPDTPPGIQEENGIEYEYKVLEKETK, encoded by the exons ATGCGGCGGTTCAGCTTGATTGTGGCGGTTAGCGAAAACTCAGGGATCGGAATTGAGGGCGACCTTCCATGGCGTATACG ATCGGAGCTTAAGTACTTCAGCCGAACAACTAAACGAACCAGTGATCCCGGCAAACGTAATGCTGTTATCATGGGACGGAAAACTTATTTTGGCGTTCCCGAAAGCAAGAGACCGCTGCCCGATCGACTGAACATTGTTTTGAGCACCACACTGCAGCCGAAGGATCTGCCCGAGGGCGTTAAACTGTGTCCCAACCTGGAGACGGCTATGAAGCACCTCGAAGGCGACAACGAGATCGAAAACATTTGGGTCGTAGGCGGCAGTGGAGTATATGCGGAGGCAATGGACTCAGAACGCTGTCACCGGCTGTACATCACCCGAATACACAAGAAGTTTGAGTGCGACACTTTCTTCCCCAAGATCCCCGAAAGTTTCCGCGAAGTCGCTCCCGATCCGGACACACCTCCAGGCATCCAGGAGGAAAACGGCATTGAATACGAGTACAAAGTGTTGGAGAAAGAAACCAAATAA
- the Sdhaf3 gene encoding succinate dehydrogenase assembly factor 3, mitochondrial has product MSKILMNQLTHPQRVRLLYKTILRLHRGLPAELRALGDNYVRDEFRRHLKCNPMEAQLFMTEWARYASTITKQLGLRGKPKGELGESLDKSAVEMLKDDQVVQLYELMLAAKGLEGDTITADDVRSK; this is encoded by the exons ATGTCTAAAATTTTGATGAATCAACTGACACACCCCCAGCGCGTCCGGCTGCTGTACAAAACTATTCTGCGCCTGCATCGAG GATTGCCCGCGGAACTGCGTGCTTTGGGCGACAACTATGTGCGCGACGAGTTCAGAAGACACCTTAAATGCAATCCCATGGAGGCGCAGCTCTTCATGACGGAGTGGGCC CGCTACGCGTCGACGATAACCAAGCAGCTGGGTCTTCGCGGCAAGCCCAAGGGAGAACTAGGCGAGTCACTGGACAAAAGTGCTGTAGAAATGCTCAAAGACGACCAGGTGGTGCAGCTCTACGAACTCATGTTGGCGGCAAAAGGCCTGGAAGGAGACACAATCACGGCGGACGATGTTCGTAGTAAATAA